A single genomic interval of Streptomyces graminofaciens harbors:
- a CDS encoding helix-turn-helix domain-containing protein — MRNQSNPAVEAAFLNVQDAAKYMGISVNTLYVWRHGRQGPPSFRMGPGGRVMYRRDLLDAWLSEQQQADSRSNQALNPLNKAPRQRERRRAA, encoded by the coding sequence ATGCGTAACCAGTCCAATCCTGCCGTTGAGGCTGCCTTCCTGAATGTTCAGGACGCTGCGAAATACATGGGCATCTCGGTGAACACCCTCTACGTCTGGCGGCACGGCCGGCAAGGGCCGCCCAGCTTCCGGATGGGGCCCGGCGGGAGGGTCATGTACCGCCGGGACTTGCTCGATGCGTGGCTCAGCGAACAACAGCAGGCGGACTCGCGGTCGAACCAGGCTCTCAACCCGCTGAACAAGGCCCCGCGGCAGCGCGAACGACGCCGGGCTGCCTGA